Proteins encoded in a region of the bacterium genome:
- a CDS encoding dihydrolipoamide acetyltransferase family protein — translation MPVSIVVPQMGESVVEGTVGRWLKAEGDPVQKDETVVEIMTDKVNVEIPAISSGTLGKILVPEGTVVGIGTEIGIILGAGESLSGDVAAKSAAPAAVQATAVSTPQASPMAPPTVTITRPAEAGDETKRSSPVVRRLLREHNLTLDEIPGTGGGGRVTKEDVLNYVRTRQSQPPRPAVAAAMPAVAPAATPSPLTIPVVRGAEPTERIPLAGVRKLIADHMVKSKQISPHVMSMDEVDLTELVRVRNAHKAEWAQMAGVNVTYLPFFIKAVVAALREFPSVNASIEGDTIVFKKFYHMGIAVARDEGLIVPVIKFADQKSILHLAREAADLADRARRNQLKPDEVVGSTFTLTNAGMYGALASTPVINQPELAILGMHLIQKRPVVREDQIVIRDMMYLTLSFDHRLIDGHTAVKFLRNVCRRLENPYELMMTI, via the coding sequence ATGCCAGTTTCGATTGTTGTGCCGCAGATGGGTGAAAGCGTCGTCGAAGGAACCGTGGGCCGCTGGCTCAAGGCCGAGGGCGACCCGGTCCAAAAGGACGAGACTGTGGTCGAGATTATGACCGACAAGGTCAATGTCGAGATTCCCGCCATCAGTTCCGGCACACTGGGCAAGATCCTCGTGCCCGAAGGAACGGTGGTCGGAATCGGCACCGAGATCGGCATCATCCTGGGCGCGGGAGAGTCGTTGTCCGGTGACGTGGCGGCCAAGTCGGCCGCGCCCGCGGCGGTTCAGGCGACGGCCGTCTCCACACCGCAAGCTTCCCCCATGGCGCCGCCCACGGTGACCATCACCCGCCCGGCCGAGGCCGGTGACGAGACCAAGCGCTCCTCGCCGGTGGTGCGTCGTCTGCTGCGTGAGCACAATCTTACACTCGACGAGATCCCCGGCACCGGCGGCGGCGGACGGGTCACTAAGGAAGATGTTCTCAACTATGTCCGCACCCGCCAGTCACAACCGCCGCGTCCGGCGGTGGCCGCCGCCATGCCCGCCGTTGCCCCCGCCGCGACTCCTTCACCCTTGACCATTCCGGTCGTGCGCGGCGCCGAACCCACCGAGCGGATTCCCCTGGCGGGTGTGCGCAAGCTCATTGCCGACCACATGGTGAAGTCCAAGCAGATTTCGCCGCATGTGATGAGCATGGACGAGGTCGATCTGACCGAATTGGTCCGCGTGCGCAACGCGCACAAAGCGGAATGGGCGCAGATGGCCGGCGTCAATGTCACCTACCTTCCGTTTTTCATTAAGGCGGTGGTGGCGGCGTTGCGGGAGTTCCCCTCGGTCAACGCGTCCATCGAAGGCGACACGATTGTCTTCAAGAAGTTCTACCACATGGGGATCGCCGTCGCCCGCGACGAGGGCTTGATTGTGCCGGTGATCAAGTTCGCCGACCAGAAATCGATTCTCCACCTGGCGCGCGAGGCAGCCGATCTGGCCGACCGCGCCCGCCGGAACCAATTGAAGCCCGATGAGGTGGTGGGGTCGACTTTCACGCTCACCAATGCCGGCATGTATGGCGCGTTGGCCTCCACGCCGGTCATCAATCAGCCGGAGTTGGCTATTCTCGGCATGCATCTGATCCAGAAACGCCCGGTTGTGCGCGAGGATCAGATCGTCATCCGCGACATGATGTATCTGACCCTGTCGTTCGACCATCGTCTCATCGACGGCCACACCGCGGTCAAGTTCTTGCGCAATGTCTGCCGCCGGCTGGAGAACCCGTACGAATTGATGATGACGATCTGA
- a CDS encoding L,D-transpeptidase produces MVRRGGLSAILAIILVIGTAGCDNPPTQLSQVAWQALQDSERQGAAQSAPEVWAQAQAQYDSAWLIIETQNRLWFFERDFEPAESLLIRSGRSAREAIKAGIVNREQQRVEIERAIDSLGKTISAHKAGINGHIARIPLRKAMTEAELQLATLRETYESGEIDRAIEFIPVAQASLRDFEERLDHDWVDPAELPNWNKMVRETVRWSKENGATALVVVKMDRRAYLLKGGRIVDEFPVEFGYRAWAQKMRSGDGATPEGVYHVTKWRDRDTKYYKALNINYPNEQDKKRFALNKKAGKIPRNAHIGGLIEIHGEGGKGEDWTEGCVALSNKDMDRLMTKMSVGDRVTIVREVTGWPD; encoded by the coding sequence ATGGTGCGGCGCGGGGGGCTTTCCGCCATCCTGGCAATCATTCTGGTCATCGGGACGGCCGGTTGCGACAATCCGCCGACCCAGCTGTCGCAGGTGGCCTGGCAGGCCCTGCAGGACAGCGAGCGTCAAGGCGCCGCCCAAAGCGCCCCGGAGGTCTGGGCGCAGGCGCAGGCGCAGTACGATTCCGCTTGGTTGATCATCGAAACACAAAACCGCCTCTGGTTTTTCGAACGCGATTTTGAGCCGGCCGAATCGTTGCTGATCCGGTCCGGACGGAGCGCGCGTGAAGCGATCAAGGCGGGCATCGTCAATCGCGAACAGCAGCGCGTGGAAATCGAGCGGGCCATCGACTCGCTGGGCAAGACAATCTCCGCCCACAAGGCGGGGATCAATGGCCACATCGCGCGCATCCCGCTGCGCAAGGCCATGACCGAGGCCGAGCTGCAACTGGCGACCCTGCGCGAGACCTACGAAAGCGGCGAGATCGACCGGGCGATCGAGTTCATCCCCGTCGCCCAGGCCTCGTTGCGCGATTTCGAGGAGCGTCTCGACCACGACTGGGTGGACCCGGCCGAATTGCCCAATTGGAACAAGATGGTGCGGGAAACGGTACGATGGTCAAAGGAGAATGGAGCCACGGCGCTGGTGGTGGTTAAGATGGACCGGCGCGCCTACCTGCTGAAGGGCGGCCGGATCGTCGATGAGTTCCCTGTCGAGTTCGGCTACCGCGCCTGGGCCCAGAAGATGCGTTCGGGCGACGGCGCCACACCGGAAGGCGTTTACCATGTCACCAAGTGGCGCGACCGCGACACCAAGTATTACAAGGCGCTCAACATCAACTACCCGAACGAGCAGGACAAGAAACGCTTTGCCCTCAACAAGAAAGCGGGCAAGATTCCCCGCAACGCCCATATCGGGGGACTGATCGAAATCCACGGCGAGGGCGGCAAGGGCGAGGATTGGACCGAAGGTTGCGTGGCGCTGTCGAACAAGGACATGGACCGTCTGATGACGAAGATGTCCGTGGGTGACCGCGTGACGATTGTGCGCGAGGTGACAGGATGGCCCGATTGA
- a CDS encoding SDR family oxidoreductase, which yields MSGKIAVVTGGTKGIGRCVARKLAQRGANVVVNYFRSRTAAAETVSELQSYGVQAHAVRGNIANKEFHQKLFDEVAERFGRVDILISNAALGIYANVLDVDERAWDLSLHTNAEALLFCAQRAVPMMPDGGKIVSLSSLGSHRYIPGYSAIGISKAAIEALTRYLAHELASRRINVNCVSGGFIDTDALKIFPNYDDMLKEVVRRTPFGRVGTPDEVAEVVVFLCSDAARWITGQILIVDGGYSMS from the coding sequence CTGTCCGGAAAGATCGCCGTGGTCACCGGCGGCACCAAGGGGATCGGCCGGTGTGTGGCTCGCAAACTGGCCCAACGGGGCGCCAATGTCGTCGTGAACTACTTCCGCTCCCGGACCGCTGCTGCCGAAACCGTCTCCGAACTGCAGAGCTATGGAGTCCAGGCCCATGCCGTGCGCGGCAACATCGCCAACAAGGAATTCCACCAGAAGCTCTTCGATGAGGTCGCCGAGCGGTTCGGTCGGGTCGATATTCTGATCTCCAACGCTGCGTTGGGCATCTACGCCAATGTCCTGGATGTCGACGAACGTGCCTGGGATCTGTCGTTGCACACCAACGCCGAGGCGCTCTTGTTCTGCGCTCAGCGGGCGGTGCCGATGATGCCCGACGGCGGTAAGATTGTCTCGCTGTCCTCGCTGGGTTCGCACCGCTATATCCCCGGATACTCGGCCATCGGCATCTCAAAGGCCGCCATCGAGGCGCTCACCCGCTATCTGGCGCATGAACTGGCCTCCCGTCGCATCAACGTCAACTGCGTCTCGGGTGGGTTCATCGACACCGACGCGCTCAAGATCTTTCCCAACTACGATGACATGCTCAAGGAAGTCGTGCGGCGCACGCCCTTCGGCCGCGTCGGTACCCCCGACGAAGTCGCCGAGGTGGTGGTCTTTCTCTGCAGCGACGCTGCCCGCTGGATCACCGGGCAGATTCTGATTGTCGACGGTGGCTATTCGATGTCCTAA
- a CDS encoding thiamine pyrophosphate-dependent dehydrogenase E1 component subunit alpha → MNTNAITREKLSAAPAAIPVEDQKRLYYFLIKTRIFDERCRRLFKQGRFPGTYFSAVGQEAAGVGSAYGLRPEDIIAPSHRELGAYVTKGIPLVHFLKQIFARANSSDKGKSHPCHYGSTEHGLYTPASTMAGQLPVGAGMALAFKIRREPRVVMAYIGEGGTSRGAFHEALNFAGVHDLPIVFVCMNNLWAESVPASLQSRLERYSDRAKAYGFPGVTIDGNDLLLVYTTVKAAIDKARSGGGPTLIECQTYRWYGHSEIDPANYRDAKEVEEWKRRDPVALYERYLEANGIMGSKERLRIQQEIEAELEAAIAEAEAAPHPRAEEAYDDVYSFSPRTNFPG, encoded by the coding sequence ATGAACACCAACGCGATTACCAGAGAAAAACTGTCCGCCGCCCCCGCCGCAATCCCGGTCGAGGACCAGAAACGGCTCTACTACTTCCTGATCAAGACGCGGATTTTTGACGAGCGCTGCCGGCGGCTGTTCAAACAGGGACGGTTCCCCGGCACCTACTTCTCCGCCGTGGGCCAGGAAGCCGCGGGGGTCGGCTCGGCCTATGGATTGCGCCCCGAGGACATCATTGCTCCCTCGCATCGCGAGTTGGGCGCCTATGTCACCAAGGGCATCCCCCTGGTGCATTTCCTCAAGCAGATCTTTGCGCGCGCCAATTCCTCCGACAAGGGCAAGTCGCATCCCTGTCACTATGGTTCCACCGAGCATGGGCTCTATACGCCCGCCTCGACGATGGCCGGGCAGCTCCCCGTCGGCGCCGGCATGGCGCTGGCGTTTAAGATCCGTCGTGAGCCGCGGGTGGTGATGGCCTATATCGGCGAAGGGGGCACATCGCGCGGCGCCTTCCACGAAGCGTTGAACTTCGCCGGCGTCCATGACTTGCCGATCGTCTTTGTCTGCATGAACAACCTCTGGGCCGAGTCGGTCCCGGCTAGCCTGCAAAGCCGCTTGGAGCGCTACTCCGATCGCGCCAAGGCCTATGGCTTCCCCGGCGTGACCATCGACGGCAACGATCTGCTGTTGGTCTACACCACCGTCAAGGCGGCCATCGACAAGGCGCGTTCCGGCGGCGGACCGACCCTGATCGAATGCCAGACTTATCGCTGGTATGGCCACTCGGAGATCGATCCGGCCAACTACCGCGACGCGAAGGAAGTCGAAGAGTGGAAACGCCGCGATCCGGTCGCCCTCTACGAGCGCTACCTGGAGGCGAATGGCATCATGGGATCCAAAGAGCGGCTGCGCATCCAGCAGGAGATCGAAGCCGAACTCGAGGCCGCCATCGCCGAGGCCGAGGCCGCGCCGCATCCGCGCGCCGAGGAGGCCTACGATGATGTCTACTCCTTTTCACCCCGGACCAACTTCCCCGGATAG
- a CDS encoding alpha-ketoacid dehydrogenase subunit beta: MRVVTFIESITEALAEEMRRDERVFVLGEDVALYGGVFKATKGLLDEFGPLRVIDTPIAEELIVGAAVGAAAVGMRPIPELQFSDFASCGFDPIVQQMARLRYRSGGAWTCPMVLRVCCGGEIGGGLYHSQTNENWFFGTPGLVVLAPSTPYDAKGMLKSAIRGDDPVIFLEHKRLYRWIKGQIPDGDYTVPLGRADIKRPGSRLTIIAYQLMVHRALEAAETLAKEGIDIEVVDLRTLLPWDRDRVLESVRKTGKALVVHESPRTGGVGGEIVATIMEEAFDDLDAPVWRLTGPDVPPMPFAPVMEKEYMPDADKIAAKARALAAY, from the coding sequence ATGCGCGTAGTCACCTTCATCGAATCGATCACCGAGGCGCTGGCCGAGGAAATGCGCCGCGACGAACGCGTCTTTGTGCTGGGCGAGGATGTTGCCCTCTACGGCGGCGTCTTCAAGGCCACCAAGGGTCTTCTGGACGAGTTCGGACCGCTGCGGGTCATCGACACGCCGATCGCCGAGGAACTGATTGTCGGGGCAGCGGTGGGCGCGGCGGCGGTGGGCATGCGGCCCATTCCCGAACTGCAATTCTCCGACTTCGCCTCCTGCGGCTTTGATCCAATCGTCCAACAGATGGCGCGTTTGCGCTACCGCTCCGGCGGCGCCTGGACCTGCCCGATGGTCTTGCGCGTCTGCTGCGGCGGTGAAATCGGCGGTGGTCTCTATCATTCGCAGACCAATGAGAACTGGTTTTTCGGCACCCCCGGGCTGGTGGTGCTGGCGCCATCAACGCCCTATGACGCCAAGGGGATGCTCAAGTCCGCCATTCGCGGCGATGATCCGGTCATCTTCCTCGAGCACAAACGGCTCTACCGCTGGATCAAGGGCCAGATCCCCGATGGCGACTACACCGTGCCGCTTGGACGCGCCGACATCAAGCGCCCCGGGTCGCGGCTGACCATCATCGCCTATCAACTCATGGTGCACCGCGCGCTCGAGGCGGCGGAGACCCTGGCGAAGGAGGGCATCGACATCGAAGTTGTCGATCTGCGCACCCTCCTGCCTTGGGACCGCGACAGGGTCCTCGAGTCGGTGCGCAAGACAGGGAAGGCGCTCGTGGTGCATGAATCCCCCAGGACCGGCGGCGTGGGCGGCGAAATTGTGGCCACGATCATGGAAGAGGCGTTCGATGACCTCGACGCTCCGGTGTGGCGGTTGACCGGCCCCGATGTGCCGCCGATGCCGTTTGCGCCGGTGATGGAAAAAGAGTACATGCCCGATGCCGACAAGATTGCAGCCAAGGCCCGCGCCCTGGCCGCGTATTAG
- a CDS encoding efflux RND transporter permease subunit — MNLSAISIRRPVLAIVMSIVIVLFGGIGYFFLGVREYPSVDPPVVTVTTNYTGANADVIESQITEPLEESINGIAGIRSLTSTSSDGRSNITVEFELGVDMEAAANDVRDRVSRAIRNLPPDVDAPVIAKADADASNIVSMTIQSDRRSLLELSAFANDIFKERLQTIPGVSEIRIWGEKKYAMKLLIDPARLAAHNLTPLDVRTALNRENVELPSGRIEGYGTELSIRTFGRLSTPEEFNDLIIKETAGSVVRLRDVGEAVLAPENERTLLRGNGGVPMVAVAITPQPGSNHVAIADEFYRRVEQIKKDMPEDLRYQIALDTTVNIRKAITEVLETILLAFLLVVLVIFAFLRHWRTTVIPMLAIPISLIGTFFIMYVAGFSLNILTLLGIVLSTGIVVDDAIVVLENIYSKIERGVPPMQAGFEGSKEIYFAIISTTVTLAAVFLPIIFLQGLTGRLFREFGVVVAGAVLISAFVSLTLTAMMSARLLRKSTHENRVFEWSERLFVRISEGYRRTLRAFVERRWLAPVIMVVSMALIIGVSLVLPSELAPLEDKSRLVINATAPEGTAYEAMAEYMGRLIEMVDTMPERRVIVCVTAPGFGATASVNSGFVRIDLVPPDERERSQQQIAGALSARLREYSFARTFVTQEQTIGGGRGRGLPVQFVIQAPDFERLKAALPTFMDRAEQSDAFQTVDLDLKFNKPELTIEIDRDRARAMGITVRDVAETLQLYFSGQRYGFFIMNGKQYQVIAQANRVNRDEPLDLSSIYVRNNAGELIQLDNVVTMSYRSTPPQLYRYNRYVSATVSAAPAEGFTLGDAIDEMDRIADEVLDESFSTSLAGTSKEYAESSNTLLFAFALALVLVYLILAAQFESFRDPLTIMFTVPLALCGAMLSLWLFGQTLNIFSQIGIIALVGIVTKNGILIVEFANQRREQGLAIKEAVIDAASQRFRPILMTSLATVFGAIPIALAIGAASKSRSPMGIVIIGGLIFSLGLTLYVIPALYTYIAASKREVHSEPQPAPTEFPRRPVEA; from the coding sequence ATGAACCTGTCTGCCATCAGCATCCGCCGTCCGGTGTTGGCGATCGTCATGTCGATCGTGATCGTGCTCTTCGGCGGGATCGGCTACTTCTTCCTCGGCGTGCGCGAGTACCCCAGCGTCGATCCGCCGGTGGTCACGGTCACGACCAATTACACCGGGGCGAACGCCGACGTCATCGAGTCGCAGATCACCGAGCCGTTGGAGGAATCGATCAACGGCATCGCCGGGATCCGTTCGCTCACCTCGACGTCCAGCGACGGCCGCAGCAACATCACCGTCGAATTCGAGCTGGGTGTCGACATGGAAGCGGCGGCCAACGATGTCCGTGACCGCGTCTCGCGCGCCATCCGCAATCTGCCGCCGGATGTCGATGCGCCGGTCATCGCGAAGGCCGACGCCGACGCCTCCAACATCGTCTCGATGACCATCCAGAGCGACCGGCGCTCGCTACTGGAGCTGTCCGCCTTCGCCAACGACATCTTCAAGGAGCGGCTGCAGACCATTCCGGGTGTGAGCGAAATCCGCATCTGGGGCGAGAAGAAGTACGCGATGAAGCTGCTCATCGACCCGGCGCGTCTGGCGGCGCACAACCTGACCCCCCTGGATGTCCGCACCGCGCTCAATCGCGAAAATGTCGAGCTGCCGTCGGGGCGGATCGAAGGATACGGCACCGAGCTTTCCATCCGCACCTTCGGGCGGCTGAGCACGCCGGAAGAGTTCAACGATCTGATCATCAAGGAGACCGCCGGCTCGGTGGTGCGCTTGCGCGATGTCGGCGAGGCGGTGCTGGCGCCGGAGAACGAGCGCACGCTCCTGCGCGGCAACGGCGGCGTCCCGATGGTGGCGGTGGCCATCACCCCCCAGCCCGGCTCGAACCATGTCGCCATCGCCGATGAGTTCTACCGTCGCGTCGAGCAGATCAAAAAGGACATGCCCGAGGACCTGCGCTACCAGATCGCGCTGGACACCACGGTCAACATCCGCAAGGCGATCACCGAGGTGCTGGAGACCATCCTGCTGGCGTTCCTGCTGGTGGTGCTGGTCATCTTCGCCTTCCTGCGCCACTGGCGCACCACCGTGATCCCGATGCTGGCGATCCCGATCTCGCTGATTGGCACCTTCTTCATCATGTACGTCGCCGGCTTCTCACTCAACATCCTGACGCTTCTGGGGATCGTGCTGTCCACCGGGATCGTGGTCGACGACGCCATCGTGGTGCTGGAAAACATCTACAGCAAAATTGAGCGGGGTGTGCCGCCGATGCAGGCGGGATTCGAAGGATCCAAGGAAATCTACTTCGCCATCATTTCGACGACGGTGACGCTGGCCGCGGTCTTCCTGCCGATCATTTTTCTGCAGGGGCTGACCGGCCGACTGTTCCGCGAGTTCGGCGTGGTGGTGGCCGGCGCCGTGCTCATTTCGGCGTTTGTCTCGCTCACGCTGACGGCAATGATGAGCGCGCGCCTCCTGCGCAAGTCGACCCATGAGAACAGGGTCTTCGAGTGGAGCGAGCGCCTGTTCGTCCGCATCAGCGAGGGCTACCGGCGCACGTTGCGCGCCTTCGTCGAACGGCGCTGGCTCGCGCCGGTGATCATGGTCGTCTCGATGGCGCTCATTATCGGCGTCAGTCTGGTCCTTCCCTCGGAGCTCGCCCCGTTGGAAGACAAAAGCCGGCTCGTCATCAACGCCACCGCGCCGGAGGGCACCGCCTACGAGGCCATGGCCGAGTACATGGGGCGGCTGATCGAAATGGTCGACACCATGCCCGAACGCCGGGTGATCGTGTGCGTCACCGCGCCCGGATTCGGAGCGACCGCCTCGGTGAACTCCGGATTCGTGCGCATCGATCTGGTTCCCCCCGATGAACGCGAACGTTCGCAGCAGCAGATCGCCGGCGCGCTATCGGCCCGGCTGCGCGAGTACAGCTTCGCGCGCACGTTCGTCACGCAGGAGCAGACGATCGGCGGCGGACGTGGACGCGGGCTGCCGGTGCAGTTTGTCATCCAGGCCCCGGACTTCGAACGGCTCAAGGCGGCGCTGCCGACGTTCATGGACCGCGCCGAGCAAAGCGACGCGTTCCAGACCGTCGACCTCGATCTCAAATTCAACAAGCCCGAGCTGACCATCGAGATCGACCGCGATCGGGCCCGCGCCATGGGCATCACGGTGCGCGACGTCGCCGAAACCCTGCAACTCTATTTCAGCGGCCAGCGCTACGGCTTTTTCATCATGAACGGCAAGCAGTACCAGGTCATTGCCCAGGCCAACCGCGTCAACCGCGATGAGCCGCTCGATCTCAGCTCCATTTATGTGCGCAACAACGCCGGCGAATTGATCCAACTCGACAACGTCGTCACGATGTCCTACCGCAGTACGCCCCCTCAGTTGTACCGCTATAACCGCTATGTCTCGGCGACCGTGTCGGCGGCCCCGGCCGAGGGATTCACGCTCGGTGACGCCATCGACGAAATGGATCGCATTGCCGACGAGGTCTTGGACGAAAGCTTTTCGACCAGCCTGGCCGGCACATCGAAGGAATACGCCGAAAGTTCCAACACCCTGCTTTTTGCCTTCGCGCTGGCGCTGGTGTTGGTCTACCTGATCCTGGCGGCGCAGTTCGAGAGCTTCCGCGATCCGCTCACGATCATGTTCACCGTGCCGCTGGCCTTGTGTGGAGCGATGCTCTCGCTGTGGCTCTTCGGGCAGACGCTCAACATCTTCAGCCAGATCGGCATCATCGCGCTGGTGGGCATCGTCACGAAAAACGGCATCCTGATTGTCGAGTTCGCCAACCAGCGGCGCGAGCAGGGACTCGCGATCAAGGAAGCGGTGATCGACGCCGCCAGCCAGCGGTTCCGTCCGATCCTGATGACCAGTCTGGCCACCGTCTTCGGCGCTATCCCCATCGCGCTGGCGATCGGCGCGGCCTCAAAGAGCCGTTCCCCGATGGGCATCGTCATCATCGGCGGGCTGATCTTCTCGCTGGGGTTGACGCTCTATGTGATTCCGGCGCTCTACACTTACATCGCCGCCTCGAAGCGCGAGGTCCACTCGGAACCTCAGCCGGCGCCGACCGAGTTCCCCCGCCGGCCGGTGGAGGCCTGA
- a CDS encoding L,D-transpeptidase, whose product MARLNWKKLLLWLVPPLVLASGIAYSAITSPPAYSWKEPPIPDNSLAIQAQRKLNPPPEDEPVDKSGKLTKKGKKRKQHAADFKGGYIVIDTHTNRIYWRTQDSILYEALCSTGTGSELVDTVGGRVWRFHTPRGIFAVESRATEPWWRKPDWAFIEEGEPIPDDPSERLDPEVMGDYAIGFGDGFFIHGTLYERLIGVAATHGCVRLAATDLDYFYRKVKMGTPVVIL is encoded by the coding sequence ATGGCCCGATTGAACTGGAAGAAACTGCTTCTGTGGCTGGTGCCGCCGCTGGTGCTGGCGTCCGGGATCGCCTACTCGGCCATCACCTCGCCGCCGGCCTACTCCTGGAAGGAACCGCCGATTCCGGACAACTCCCTGGCGATCCAGGCGCAGCGGAAATTGAATCCGCCGCCCGAGGATGAGCCGGTGGACAAGTCGGGCAAGCTGACCAAGAAGGGCAAAAAGCGCAAACAGCACGCCGCCGATTTCAAGGGCGGGTACATTGTCATCGACACGCACACCAACCGGATCTACTGGCGGACGCAGGACTCGATCCTCTACGAGGCGCTCTGCTCGACCGGGACCGGTTCGGAGCTGGTCGACACCGTGGGTGGACGGGTCTGGCGCTTCCACACGCCGCGCGGGATTTTTGCGGTCGAGTCACGGGCGACCGAACCCTGGTGGCGCAAGCCCGATTGGGCCTTCATCGAAGAGGGCGAGCCGATTCCGGATGATCCCAGCGAGCGGCTCGATCCGGAAGTGATGGGTGATTACGCCATCGGTTTCGGCGACGGGTTTTTCATCCATGGCACGCTGTATGAACGGTTGATCGGCGTGGCCGCGACACATGGCTGTGTGCGGCTGGCCGCCACCGACTTGGATTACTTCTACCGCAAGGTAAAGATGGGCACACCGGTGGTGATACTTTGA
- the lipB gene encoding lipoyl(octanoyl) transferase LipB, producing the protein MTSTNAKIDLTIVDWGHLAYREAHRRQLQALSQRIAGAIGDTVFLVEHPHVYTYGRGSNLAELLPVTPVDAKSPVELVPVERGGGVTYHGPGQLVAYPILDIRARTGDMHKFLRWLEDVIIRTIAPWGLAGEHHPTHTGVWVRGRKIASIGVAVRQWISYHGIALNVTTDLRYFGAIHPCGLSPEVMTSMEQLTGRSVPLPEVQSRFAEEITH; encoded by the coding sequence ATGACCAGTACCAACGCCAAGATCGACCTGACCATTGTCGACTGGGGGCACCTCGCCTACCGCGAGGCGCACCGTCGGCAATTGCAGGCGCTATCCCAGCGGATCGCCGGTGCCATCGGCGACACGGTCTTCCTTGTCGAGCATCCGCATGTCTACACCTATGGACGCGGCTCCAATCTGGCCGAACTGCTGCCCGTCACGCCCGTGGATGCCAAATCCCCGGTCGAATTGGTGCCGGTCGAGCGCGGCGGCGGCGTGACCTATCATGGTCCTGGCCAATTGGTGGCCTACCCGATCCTCGATATCCGCGCCCGCACCGGCGACATGCACAAATTCCTCCGCTGGCTGGAGGACGTGATCATCCGCACAATCGCCCCATGGGGACTGGCCGGCGAACATCACCCCACCCACACCGGCGTCTGGGTCCGCGGACGCAAGATCGCCTCGATCGGCGTGGCGGTGCGCCAATGGATCTCCTACCACGGCATCGCGCTCAATGTCACCACCGACCTGCGTTACTTTGGCGCCATCCATCCCTGCGGTCTGTCTCCGGAAGTCATGACTTCGATGGAGCAACTGACCGGGCGAAGCGTCCCGTTGCCGGAAGTTCAGTCGCGATTTGCTGAAGAGATCACCCACTGA
- a CDS encoding multiheme c-type cytochrome: protein MRSLFASITFAALAALTAHAETCVECHRRITPQVVSDWELSRHSQNDVDCAVCHGEGHVTMTDVGNVKLPNPETCRPCHETQVDQFSKGKHAHAWTSMKAMPTAHWQPMALMEGMKGCGGCHKIGLKNEADIEIAKGDGSGFGMASCDACHTRHVFSVKEAQQPQACQTCHMGFDHPQWEMYSTSKHGVRYLLKQNGTLPDSAAAPTCQTCHMQEGNHEVRTAWGFLAVRLPLPEDSAWAANRVTILQALGVLDPQGQPTARLDAVKAVDLARLTQEDWQRERDKMLATCGECHSENFARAELEKGDAMIRAADSLMAEAIRIVASLYQEGTLPKPPTYQHAFPDLLTFHDAPTVVEQILFDMYLEHRMRTFQGTFHANPDYALWYGWSAMVRDLSEIREKAAEMRAAH from the coding sequence ATGAGATCACTCTTTGCTTCCATCACGTTCGCTGCGCTTGCCGCGCTGACCGCCCACGCGGAAACCTGCGTGGAATGCCACCGTCGCATCACGCCGCAGGTTGTCAGCGATTGGGAACTGAGCCGTCACAGCCAAAACGACGTCGATTGCGCCGTCTGCCACGGCGAGGGGCATGTGACAATGACCGATGTCGGCAACGTGAAGCTGCCCAACCCGGAGACATGCCGCCCTTGCCACGAGACGCAGGTGGATCAGTTCTCAAAGGGGAAGCACGCGCATGCCTGGACCTCCATGAAGGCGATGCCGACCGCGCACTGGCAACCGATGGCGCTGATGGAGGGCATGAAGGGATGCGGTGGTTGCCATAAGATCGGCCTGAAGAACGAGGCCGATATCGAGATCGCCAAAGGTGATGGCTCCGGCTTCGGCATGGCCTCCTGCGACGCCTGTCACACCCGGCATGTTTTCTCGGTCAAGGAAGCGCAGCAGCCGCAGGCCTGCCAGACGTGCCACATGGGCTTCGACCACCCGCAGTGGGAGATGTATTCCACCTCGAAGCACGGCGTCCGCTATCTGCTCAAGCAGAACGGCACCCTGCCGGACAGCGCCGCCGCGCCCACGTGCCAGACCTGCCACATGCAGGAGGGGAATCACGAGGTGCGGACCGCCTGGGGGTTTCTGGCCGTGCGCCTGCCATTGCCCGAAGATTCGGCGTGGGCTGCCAACCGCGTCACCATTCTGCAGGCGCTGGGTGTGCTTGATCCGCAGGGACAGCCGACCGCCCGGCTCGACGCCGTCAAGGCCGTCGACCTGGCACGGCTGACGCAGGAAGATTGGCAGCGCGAGCGCGACAAGATGCTGGCCACTTGCGGCGAGTGCCACTCGGAGAATTTCGCTCGGGCCGAGTTGGAGAAGGGCGACGCGATGATTCGCGCCGCCGACAGTCTGATGGCGGAGGCGATTCGCATTGTGGCGTCGCTCTACCAGGAAGGCACGCTCCCAAAGCCGCCGACCTACCAGCATGCCTTCCCCGATTTGCTCACTTTCCACGATGCGCCGACGGTGGTCGAGCAGATTCTCTTTGACATGTACCTCGAACACCGCATGCGCACGTTCCAGGGGACCTTTCATGCCAACCCCGACTACGCGCTCTGGTACGGCTGGAGCGCGATGGTGCGCGATTTGAGCGAAATCCGTGAGAAGGCGGCCGAGATGCGCGCGGCGCACTGA